A genome region from Myripristis murdjan chromosome 16, fMyrMur1.1, whole genome shotgun sequence includes the following:
- the cnfn gene encoding cornifelin homolog: MAFQSNVINSQPQVSVTSYTVSSGSSDWSSNVCDCCEDCGICLCATFVPCILACKVAQDNGDSCCVPFLPGAMIALRTSIRSRYRINGSVCDDWVVMACLPLCGLCQMAREQKMRG, translated from the exons ATGGCGTTCCAGTCAAATGTAATAAATTCCCAGCCTCAGGTCTCAGTCACGAGCTACACGGTGTCCTCTGGCTCATCAGACTGGAGTTCAAATGTGTGCGACTGCTGTGAAGACTGCGGCATCT GTCTATGCGCAACATTTGTCCCCTGTATCCTGGCCTGTAAGGTGGCTCAGGACAATGGGGACAGCTGCTGTGTGCCTTTCCTCCCTGGTGCCATGATTGCTCTCAGGACAAGCATCCGCAGCAGATATCGCATCAAT ggctctgtgtgtgacGACTGGGTAGTCAtggcctgcctgcctctctgtggACTGTGTCAGATGGCACGAGAGCAGAAGATGAGAGgataa
- the cxcr3.2 gene encoding C-X-C chemokine receptor type 3-2, with product MDQITPTTFSDDYWEFGDYDNYTANVSASNAAPCMPDDIYGFARRYAPVVYILVFILAAVGNILVLCVLRRYRNSQSGGACAFSLTDTFLLHLAISDLLLAFTLPLFAVQWAHQWVFGLAACKISGALFCLNRFSGILFLACVSFDRYLAIVHAISSGWKRNSCHAQIACTFIWVGCLGLSAVDITFKQVVEVDSLGQPGQPVCQTWFIQNSLQWQVGLQLVSMVLGFGFPLLIMLYCYIRIFKSLCNATRRQKRKSLRLIISLVSVFVLCWAPYNCFQLADSLQRLGVIKGGCLFGRAVDIGTLVTESLGLLHCALNPLLYGFVGVKFRRELAKMCKELLGQRGWHRHVEWRPRKMRKITGSFSSVESENTSYSVMA from the exons ATGGATCAGATCACACCAACAACATTCAGTGACGATTACTGG GAGTTTGGCGACTATGATAATTATACTGCTAACGTGAGTGCAAGCAATGCAGCCCCATGCATGCCAGACGACATCTATGGTTTTGCACGCCGCTATGCCCCTGTGGTGTACATCCTGGTGTTCATCCTGGCTGCAGTGGGTAACATTCTAGTGCTGTGTGTGCTCCGGCGCTACCGAAACTCTCAGAGCGGAGGGGCCTGCGccttctctctcactgacaCCTTCCTCCTTCACTTGGCCATCTCTGACCTTCTGCTGGCCTTCACGCTGCCCctgtttgcagtgcagtgggCCCACCAGTGGGTATTCGGCTTGGCTGCTTGCAAGATCTCAGGTGCCCTCTTCTGCCTGAACCGCTTCAGTGGCATTCTCTTCCTTGCCTGTGTCAGCTTTGACCGCTACCTGGCCATTGTCCACGCTATCAGCTCTGGCTGGAAGCGCAACTCCTGCCACGCCCAGATTGCGTGCACCTTTATCTGGGTGGGGTGCCTGGGCCTGAGCGCGGTGGATATCACCTTTAAgcaggtggtggaggtggatTCCCTGGGCCAGCCAGGCCAGCCAGTGTGCCAGACATGGTTCATCCAAAACTCTCTGCAGTGGCAGGTGGGGCTGCAGCTGGTCAGCATGGTTCTTGGTTTTGGATTCCCTCTACTGATCATGCTCTACTGCTACATCCGGATCTTCAAGTCACTGTGCAATGCTACTCGCCGCCAAAAACGCAAGTCCCTCCGCCTCATCATCTCCCTGGTGTCTGTATTTGTTCTCTGCTGGGCACCCTACAACTGCTTCCAGCTGGCAGACAGCCTGCAGAGGCTGGGTGTGATTAAAGGTGGTTGCCTGTTTGGCCGTGCAGTGGACATTGGGACCCTGGTTACTGAGAGTCTGGGGTTGTTGCACTGTGCCCTAAACCCTCTGCTGTATGGATTTGTGGGGGTGAAATTCAGGAGAGAGCTGGCCAAGATGTGCAAGGAGCTGTTAGGTCAGAGAGGCTGGCACAGGCATGTGGAATGGAGGCCGAGGAAGATGAGAAAGATCACTGGATCGTTCAGCTCCGTAGAGAGCGAAAACACATCCTACTCCGTGATGGCATGA